The window GCAAGGCGTAACTCCTACGCAATCACACCCCAGTTGGCTTCATGCTTTCTCTCCAGGACCCGCGCATATCTTCTCCAGCGTGGATTCTCCACCCACAGCCATTGACGTCGACCTCCATTGGGAGCTTAGCCTGTAAGATGGGCCGGACCATGTTGTCACGGTACAGCCCACACTACAGACACAGCCTCTGGCAGAGACTAACGCGCGAGAACGAGAACGACTGAGAACGAATGCTCCGGAAGCATGTGCCGAGGAAAAAGCTTGACGATCCACCACCCCGTCCGTGGTGGCTGGTGCTCTGATCGGTGCGAAATAAAAGCTGCCAAGCAATTCCGCAGGGATCAATGGGACCGGCGGAGCTTCTCTACCCTTCTCTCCTCTCGCCATGTTTCACATTCATCTACTGTGCAGTGGCTGAGCAGTGGATATCATCGCCCAGTTTGGAAGCCACTAAAACCCAAGTTGGGATTTGGAATTGCCGGAGATGCCCAATTGGGCCCTTCATCGACAGTCTTTCTCACCGGCGGAACGCCACAGGTCCCACATGTGCAAGTAAATGTGCTCTGTCTGCGCTCTTTAGTAGTGTCGGCTGAGCAGCTGATAGAGGTCATATTGCCACAATTAGGCAACTAAGTAATGTCGAGAGTACTCGAGGGTAGGTGAGGCAGGCCcttgggggggggggagcTATAGACATCTATTTGGGTGGGGGCGGGGGGGTACTCGCGGGGAGAGACGGGCTAGCCAAACAGCTACAGAGAGCTATAGTATGGGAAGCGCAGACACATTTCATCTGGAAAAGAGAGCATCATCTCTTATCAACACTTTTATAATTGCGATTGTGTGTGTATAGACAGCTATAGCTCCAGGGAAGTAACTACTGGAGGGCAAAGACGTTAGGTAAGCAGCGATGTAAACATAGTATTTCACGTAGAAGAGAGCATCATGCATTGCAACTGATCCTATCATTGCGATTGTGTCGTGAGACAACTGAAAACAAAAAAGCTGGTATACTGGGTATCCATACACGACTTGGTCCCGCCCCAGGGTTCACTCAGATGGTAGCCAGAACAGGACAGAAAGAATAGGAAAGAGAGAAGtaagaagaaaaaagcaaGCACCACACACAGCCTCGCAAAGCAAAAAGAGCAGTGGATGCAATATAGGGGGGTAAGGGGTGGGAATGGAGAGGTGGAAATAGACAAGAGAAGAACGCAGAAAGCAACTGCTGGTCCAACCACACACTCACACAAAAGACCCAGTTGGGTGAGAAGGAACAGGATGAGACAAAAAGCGACATTCATGCAAAACCTCATTAGAGTGAATATAATTATGATTAGGGAATTGCAGTGCACACGCTGCATTCCAAAAAAGGAGTTATCGGTCGATGCCAAGGGAAGCCACCTTCCCAGCAAAACGGGCGCCGGCACTACCTCTCTTGGACAacttctccctctccttgCTATCCAGGGAGCTAGGAGTCTGGGTCGTGGACCCCGAACTGCTGGGATTGGAATCCTTGCTCGATGAACGGATAGTAGGCAGAGAGCCGAGGGTATCGCTGGCGGCGGACTTGCCCGGTATTGGTGCCGCAGCCGGGGAACTGAAGCCCGAGTTCCGGGTGGTCCGTTGGCTGAGGTAGAGTTGCGCGGCGGGGGAGAGCGGGATGGAAGGGGGTTGCGGGGGGATGTCGGCGCCGTTCTGGACCAGCAGTTCGGCAATGGGGAATGGGATCGCTTTGGTAGTGGACCGGGCGGTTAAGCTTGACGGCGTGGAGCCGGGGGAGGCAgggtcggcggcggcaaggGCCAAGAACACGGCGTGGGTGTTGCGGGAGCGGTCGGCGATGTTCACATTGGCGCGCAGGGCAATGCCGTACAAAGTGCCTTGGATGTCATTTCGCTTGATCGAAGCGAGGAGGGTCTCGCCGGGAGTCGCGAAGCGGGACCGTGGGGATGGGAGGTGTTCGACGTAGGCTCGATCGACATATttggcggtgatgaagcGCAGGCGCTGCTCGCGCGTTGATCCCGCGTTTGGCTTGAGGGTCTGATCAAGAGTCGCCTCCCAGACCATGTTGCTGACGCGGTTGCCAATCTGCAAGAGGATCTCGACAATGTCGTTCGAGAAGGAGTGCACGTCCAGCGTGAGCGACCGGATTTTGGAGATGTGCGTCCCCAGCGACCGGTGGATTCCACTGCACTCGATGCACAAGATGATTCCCAAATTAATGGACACCCATTCAACCTTGGACGAGGACTCGCAGTCAGCGCACCAAGTGTTGCCTTGGTCAGCATCCCGGACAACTTGTAGCAGTCGTGATGGATTCTCCTCAAAGCTATTGCTATCATTGCGGACGTAGCTGGGCCGCGCTCCAACAGTTGTCCGGCGGTTCACGCTGTTGTTGCTCGAACTGTTCGAATAGGAATGCTGGCCGGACATCGACGAGCTTTTGCCAGTCAGAATGGAGCCGATATCCCGGACGGGATCGCTCTTGGATGACACGGGGGGCACAGGCGTCACGCTTCGCCCTTCGACCGCACTCTGGAGCGCATTGTTGATGGATCTGATCCAGGTCGCCATATCTTCCTCTGAAGTCGCCTGGTAGATGCGCTTGAACTGTGGGGTAATCACTTCGAAACAGAATCGTCGCTCTGCATTTCGAGCTTCCCGGACCGAAGCCATCCGAAGATCGATAGGTTCCATGTGCAGATCCAATTTCTGTTTCCAGTTGCTATACTCAGACAGCTTTCCTTGGTCCAGCACAATCCAAAACCTGTAGCTGTAGTTAGCACGGCATATGCGACGAATTgacacaaaaagaaaacttACTTGTGCCATGCTTGCTTGTTGATGCCCTTTGGATCGATATGCGAACCCGGACGCGAGAGTGCCCACAGCAGACCTTCTTTTCGTTGTTGACCCGCAGCTCGGTCAGATCCGGTGGAACTCCCCTCCTCGAGGTCTCGGATGCCCTTGAATCGATTTTGGCCCGAGGCGCCGCTAGGAGTGCTCGCTGTAGGTGCAGATGTTCCGGTAGCAGAGCTGACCGAGCCTGTATTTACTTGGGATGAAACCGATGAGGTGTTGCTAGCCACCCCACGGAGCTGAGATGAGGTGCTGTCGGCACGGCCCAATTCAGTTTCGGTAGGAGGGAAGCCTCCATTCGCAGATccggaagaggaagatgggaCCCCCGTGGGGCCGGTCACAACCTCGGGTTCGAGGTACGTGTTGCTGTTTTTCTCCAGGGTCCGGCGTTTCTCTTCACGTTCGGTCCGTTGAAACTGGAACTCTTTATCTGCCTGGTTGACTTCGTGGATGAGGGCGTCCAGT of the Penicillium psychrofluorescens genome assembly, chromosome: 1 genome contains:
- a CDS encoding uncharacterized protein (ID:PFLUO_001986-T1.cds;~source:funannotate), whose protein sequence is MGTVASRLDDAGNLFFKDQNRFSVASITISNSRRRLLTLAPNAFPAARFTAKRDAGDDTPIEYIQDPDIPPSAAVPTFLLRLSNDDELIFNFTFILRQTQTGNTAGSTVNGVATSLPEVADTSLTGLTFAHASNSRELDNLITREFHANPNLQNNSNVQLIGDFSTEGTPSVALDWTWTWKPPKVTEDKGGGWRNSCSFLDYDQRTNRLNTLAHFSFWVHNAGRFAPSPQTLSPNLELSVPHRSRVPSTQSVLSQISDAEPISNPHLPSTTPPDTAETLVPPPPTAVGPPPPFKVDLPHSRPGDNISAVEDGPLFRATMKALEQKTGNMRTKIKKVLKKAEAAQQAQANCNDAMEAFLGSLNDASTSNANAIQPALDHYFERIARQILNYEQLNTLQLQKLVIEPLIKLYNNDIKQAESKKKDFDEESRDYYAYVSRYLGQRQDSLKEKKRVESDSKYQAKRRNFELRRFDYSSFMQDLHGGRKEQEVLSHLTKYADFQAKNFLAAAKKVEDMVPQLDALIHEVNQADKEFQFQRTEREEKRRTLEKNSNTYLEPEVVTGPTGVPSSSSGSANGGFPPTETELGRADSTSSQLRGVASNTSSVSSQVNTGSVSSATGTSAPTASTPSGASGQNRFKGIRDLEEGSSTGSDRAAGQQRKEGLLWALSRPGSHIDPKGINKQAWHKFWIVLDQGKLSEYSNWKQKLDLHMEPIDLRMASVREARNAERRFCFEVITPQFKRIYQATSEEDMATWIRSINNALQSAVEGRSVTPVPPVSSKSDPVRDIGSILTGKSSSMSGQHSYSNSSSNNSVNRRTTVGARPSYVRNDSNSFEENPSRLLQVVRDADQGNTWCADCESSSKVEWVSINLGIILCIECSGIHRSLGTHISKIRSLTLDVHSFSNDIVEILLQIGNRVSNMVWEATLDQTLKPNAGSTREQRLRFITAKYVDRAYVEHLPSPRSRFATPGETLLASIKRNDIQGTLYGIALRANVNIADRSRNTHAVFLALAAADPASPGSTPSSLTARSTTKAIPFPIAELLVQNGADIPPQPPSIPLSPAAQLYLSQRTTRNSGFSSPAAAPIPGKSAASDTLGSLPTIRSSSKDSNPSSSGSTTQTPSSLDSKEREKLSKRGSAGARFAGKVASLGIDR